From a single Cupriavidus taiwanensis LMG 19424 genomic region:
- a CDS encoding universal stress protein, translating into MTGAAYSKIVVAVDGSSTSELAVDEAIRVASAGGATVLALYVVDTGTPMFDAGYYDPSQLQKAFEESGQRALQGAAQRLARAGVAHESRLVTAAAVPGDIGASINEAAREWGADLLVIGTHGRRGVRRLVLGSVAEAVIRQSTVPVLLVRGEAKND; encoded by the coding sequence ATGACTGGCGCGGCATACAGCAAGATCGTGGTGGCGGTGGATGGCAGCAGCACCTCGGAACTGGCGGTGGACGAAGCCATTCGCGTGGCGTCCGCCGGCGGAGCCACCGTCCTGGCGCTCTATGTCGTCGACACCGGCACGCCCATGTTCGACGCCGGATACTACGACCCGAGCCAGCTGCAGAAAGCCTTCGAGGAAAGCGGGCAGCGAGCCTTGCAGGGCGCCGCGCAACGCCTGGCCCGGGCGGGCGTCGCGCATGAAAGCCGCCTGGTTACCGCCGCTGCGGTGCCAGGCGATATCGGTGCTTCCATCAACGAGGCCGCGCGCGAATGGGGGGCAGACCTGCTGGTGATTGGCACGCACGGCCGGCGCGGGGTGCGCCGGCTGGTGCTTGGCAGTGTGGCCGAGGCGGTGATCCGCCAGTCCACCGTGCCGGTGCTGCTGGTGCGCGGCGAAGCGAAAAACGATTGA
- the paaA gene encoding 1,2-phenylacetyl-CoA epoxidase subunit PaaA, whose translation MYTQSLDLPGQHADAAQASAPPDEAARQAAFDACMAADGKIEPQDWMPQAYRKTLVRQISQHAHSEIVGMLPEGNWISRAPSLKRKAILLAKVQDEGGHGLYLYSAAETLDASRDDLVDALHSGKAKYSSIFNYPTLTWADVGVIGWLVDGAAIMNQIPLCRCSYGPYARAMIRICKEESFHQRQGFDALLAMMRGTDAQREMVQDAVNRWWFPVLMMFGPPDAASTNSAQTMAWGIKRISNDDLRQKFVDATVEQARVLGVTLPDPGLQWNAERGHYDYSPLDWDEFWRVINGDGPCNRERLATRVKAHEDGAWVREAALAHAAKLAERESGAGRAAA comes from the coding sequence ATGTATACGCAGAGTCTTGACCTGCCCGGCCAGCACGCCGATGCAGCGCAGGCCAGTGCGCCGCCCGATGAAGCCGCACGCCAGGCGGCGTTCGACGCGTGCATGGCCGCCGACGGCAAGATCGAGCCGCAGGACTGGATGCCGCAGGCCTACCGCAAGACCCTGGTGCGCCAGATTTCGCAGCATGCGCATTCCGAGATCGTCGGCATGCTGCCGGAAGGCAACTGGATCAGCCGGGCGCCTTCGCTCAAGCGCAAGGCCATCCTGCTGGCCAAGGTCCAGGATGAAGGCGGCCATGGCCTCTACCTGTATTCGGCGGCCGAGACCCTGGACGCCTCGCGCGACGACCTCGTCGACGCGCTGCACAGCGGCAAGGCCAAGTATTCATCGATCTTCAATTACCCGACGCTGACCTGGGCTGACGTGGGCGTGATCGGCTGGCTGGTCGATGGCGCCGCGATCATGAACCAGATCCCGTTGTGCCGTTGTTCGTACGGGCCGTATGCGCGCGCCATGATCCGCATCTGCAAGGAAGAGTCCTTCCACCAGCGCCAGGGCTTCGACGCGCTGCTGGCCATGATGCGCGGCACCGATGCGCAGCGCGAGATGGTGCAGGACGCGGTCAATCGCTGGTGGTTTCCGGTGCTGATGATGTTCGGTCCGCCCGATGCGGCCTCGACCAACAGCGCGCAGACCATGGCCTGGGGGATCAAGCGCATTTCCAATGACGACCTGCGTCAGAAGTTTGTCGATGCCACGGTCGAGCAGGCGCGCGTGCTGGGCGTGACCCTGCCAGACCCGGGGCTGCAGTGGAATGCCGAGCGCGGCCATTACGACTACAGCCCGCTCGACTGGGACGAATTCTGGCGAGTCATCAACGGCGACGGCCCCTGCAACAGGGAACGCCTGGCCACCCGCGTGAAGGCGCACGAGGACGGCGCCTGGGTCCGCGAAGCCGCGCTGGCCCATGCCGCCAAGCTGGCCGAACGCGAGTCCGGCGCCGGTCGCGCCGCCGCCTGA
- the paaB gene encoding 1,2-phenylacetyl-CoA epoxidase subunit PaaB, giving the protein MQRKEWPLWEVFVRSKQGLEHKHCGSLHAADAQQALHMARDVYTRRQEGVSIWVVPSAAITASVPEEKPELFDPMADKIYRHPTFYQLPDEVNHM; this is encoded by the coding sequence ATGCAACGCAAGGAATGGCCGCTGTGGGAAGTGTTCGTGCGCAGCAAGCAAGGCCTGGAACACAAGCATTGCGGCAGCCTGCACGCGGCCGACGCGCAGCAGGCGCTGCACATGGCGCGCGACGTCTATACGCGGCGCCAGGAAGGCGTGTCGATCTGGGTGGTGCCCTCCGCGGCCATCACCGCCAGCGTGCCGGAGGAAAAGCCGGAGCTGTTCGACCCGATGGCCGACAAGATTTACCGGCATCCGACGTTCTACCAGTTGCCCGACGAAGTCAACCACATGTAA
- the paaC gene encoding 1,2-phenylacetyl-CoA epoxidase subunit PaaC, whose protein sequence is MTASPQPAVPASLDHLPPARTAALRYVLRLADNALILGQRNAEWCGHGPVLEEDIALANISLDLIGQARLLYGRAGELEGELTGLPRHEDDYAYWRAERDFRNWTLLELPHRGPLAGNAAAGRDYAVTIVRNFLYSALMVELWQALQDSRDEQLAAIAAKAIKETRYHLHHAAGWMVRLGDGTEASHARMQRALEHLLPYMNECFAQDAVESEAAAQGIGVVTATLRPAWDATVAETLEAATLSLPPATGFVSTGKHGVHSEHMSYLLGEMQGLARAHPGAQW, encoded by the coding sequence ATGACCGCGTCCCCACAGCCTGCCGTGCCCGCTTCGCTCGACCACCTGCCGCCGGCGCGCACCGCCGCGCTGCGCTACGTGCTGCGCCTGGCCGACAACGCCCTGATCCTGGGCCAGCGCAACGCCGAATGGTGCGGCCATGGGCCGGTGCTGGAAGAAGACATCGCCCTGGCCAATATCAGCCTGGACCTGATCGGCCAGGCGCGACTGCTCTATGGCCGTGCCGGCGAACTGGAGGGCGAGCTGACCGGCCTGCCCCGCCACGAGGATGACTATGCCTACTGGCGCGCCGAGCGCGACTTCCGCAACTGGACGCTGCTGGAACTGCCGCATCGCGGCCCGCTGGCCGGCAACGCCGCCGCCGGGCGCGACTACGCCGTCACCATCGTGCGCAACTTCCTGTACAGCGCGCTGATGGTGGAACTCTGGCAGGCGTTGCAGGACAGCCGGGACGAGCAACTGGCCGCGATCGCCGCCAAGGCCATCAAGGAAACGCGCTATCACCTGCACCACGCGGCTGGCTGGATGGTGCGCCTGGGCGACGGCACCGAGGCCTCGCACGCGCGCATGCAGCGCGCGCTGGAGCACCTGCTGCCCTATATGAATGAGTGCTTTGCGCAAGATGCCGTCGAAAGCGAGGCCGCCGCTCAGGGCATCGGGGTGGTCACCGCCACGCTGCGCCCGGCCTGGGACGCCACCGTCGCCGAGACGCTGGAAGCGGCCACGCTGAGCCTGCCGCCGGCCACCGGCTTTGTCTCGACCGGCAAGCACGGCGTGCATTCGGAACACATGAGCTACCTGCTGGGCGAGATGCAGGGGCTGGCGCGGGCCCATCCGGGCGCGCAATGGTAA
- the paaD gene encoding 1,2-phenylacetyl-CoA epoxidase subunit PaaD, with product MNVTSLPSHAVHNDGATSGRVARAWAALEAVPDPEIPVVSIRELGILREVVAAPDGVLEIVITPTYSGCPAMSQIGEDIGQALDRAGLGPWRLRTALAPAWTTDWITPAARERLRAFGIAPPGQCSAPAGAQPLRFVPRAARAGAPDAVACPRCGSVHTHEISRFASTACKALYRCLDCREPFDYFKPY from the coding sequence ATGAACGTCACCTCCCTCCCCTCCCATGCCGTGCACAACGACGGCGCCACCAGCGGGCGCGTCGCGCGCGCGTGGGCGGCGCTCGAGGCGGTGCCGGACCCGGAGATCCCGGTGGTGTCGATCCGCGAGCTGGGCATTCTGCGCGAGGTGGTAGCGGCGCCGGACGGCGTGCTGGAGATCGTCATCACGCCCACCTATTCTGGCTGCCCGGCGATGTCGCAGATCGGTGAGGACATCGGCCAGGCGCTGGACCGCGCCGGGCTGGGGCCGTGGCGCCTCCGCACCGCGCTGGCGCCGGCCTGGACCACGGACTGGATCACGCCCGCCGCGCGCGAGCGCCTGCGCGCGTTCGGCATCGCGCCGCCGGGACAGTGCAGTGCGCCGGCCGGGGCGCAGCCGCTGCGCTTCGTGCCGCGCGCCGCGCGCGCCGGCGCGCCCGACGCCGTGGCCTGCCCGCGCTGCGGCAGCGTCCACACGCACGAGATCTCGCGTTTTGCCTCGACCGCCTGCAAGGCACTGTACCGGTGCCTGGACTGCCGCGAGCCGTTCGACTATTTCAAACCCTACTGA
- the paaE gene encoding 1,2-phenylacetyl-CoA epoxidase subunit PaaE has translation MTPQFHPLRVAQVRPETADTISIAFEVPDALRDAYRFTQGQFLTLKAPVDGKDLRRSYSICSAVQDYDAHGELRVAVKLVEDGLFSSHLHDSIAPGQLIDVMTPDGRFHVPLDAGAARHYVAFAAGSGITPVLSLVRTTLQAEPHSRFTLVYGNRNVDSIIFSEALEDLKNQYMARFTLYHVLSRQPQEVDLLHGRLDHARVTAFLQTLIPVDDIDAAFVCGPASMIDEVEAALRDAGLDPHRIHAERFGVPLAQTRRKPAAHPGHVDDAGHAGTAELVVVLDGKQHSMRLPLEDANVLDTALAAGLDLPYACKGGVCCTCRAKVLEGKVEMEKNYTLEPWEMDKGFVLTCQARALTPRVVVSYDER, from the coding sequence ATGACTCCCCAGTTCCACCCGCTGCGCGTGGCGCAGGTGCGCCCCGAGACCGCCGACACCATCTCGATCGCGTTTGAAGTCCCGGACGCGCTGCGCGATGCCTATCGGTTTACGCAGGGGCAGTTCCTGACGCTGAAGGCACCGGTCGACGGCAAGGACCTGCGGCGCTCGTATTCGATCTGTTCGGCGGTGCAGGACTATGACGCCCACGGCGAATTGCGGGTCGCGGTCAAGCTGGTGGAGGACGGGCTGTTTTCCAGCCATCTGCACGATTCCATCGCCCCCGGGCAGCTCATCGACGTGATGACACCCGACGGGCGCTTCCACGTGCCGCTCGATGCCGGAGCCGCGCGCCACTATGTCGCCTTTGCCGCGGGCAGCGGCATCACGCCGGTGCTGTCGCTGGTCCGTACCACGCTGCAGGCCGAGCCGCACAGCCGCTTCACGCTGGTCTATGGCAACCGCAATGTCGACAGCATCATCTTTTCCGAAGCGCTGGAGGACCTGAAGAACCAGTACATGGCGCGCTTCACGCTCTACCACGTGCTGTCGCGCCAGCCGCAGGAGGTGGACCTGCTGCATGGCCGGCTCGACCATGCAAGGGTGACCGCCTTCCTGCAAACGCTGATCCCGGTCGACGACATCGACGCGGCCTTCGTCTGCGGCCCGGCCTCGATGATCGACGAGGTGGAAGCGGCGCTGCGCGATGCGGGCCTGGACCCGCATCGCATCCATGCCGAGCGCTTCGGGGTGCCGCTGGCACAAACCCGGCGCAAGCCGGCCGCCCATCCCGGTCATGTCGATGACGCCGGCCACGCGGGCACGGCGGAACTGGTGGTGGTGCTCGACGGCAAGCAGCACAGCATGCGCCTGCCGCTGGAGGATGCCAACGTGCTGGACACCGCGCTCGCCGCCGGGCTCGACCTGCCCTACGCCTGCAAGGGCGGCGTCTGTTGCACCTGCCGGGCCAAGGTGCTGGAAGGCAAGGTGGAGATGGAAAAGAACTACACGCTCGAGCCCTGGGAGATGGACAAGGGTTTCGTGCTCACCTGCCAGGCACGCGCCCTGACGCCGCGGGTGGTGGTCAGCTACGACGAACGCTGA
- a CDS encoding DUF1835 domain-containing protein: MQYIHVVNGDVAGTTLRQALAQAARPDPVVVLRDDLAVGPLADIDSTGMIRSGFWQRVAPHTDIDFAAEMRQALDQLLALRQDDMEVAIWHGQSAADQLMLRRVVFHLYQAPQRINEVAMDLRELETPAQGNLAAIGMYSPARLARRFSTIAPVSVLRLGRLGYEWQQNVKENADVRLWKGNTLVPAAYRTIDDIIMERAPADWTPAAQVVGSVMGAIEGLLASDWFVFWRCRELIAMGQLVLRGNADSLDTCELRRHAGGSGGE, encoded by the coding sequence ATGCAATATATCCACGTCGTCAACGGTGATGTAGCAGGCACGACCCTGCGCCAGGCGCTGGCCCAGGCGGCGCGGCCGGATCCTGTCGTGGTGCTGCGCGACGATCTCGCGGTCGGTCCGCTGGCGGACATCGACAGCACCGGGATGATCCGCTCCGGCTTCTGGCAGCGCGTCGCCCCGCACACCGACATCGACTTCGCCGCCGAGATGCGCCAGGCGCTGGACCAGTTGCTGGCGCTGCGGCAGGACGACATGGAAGTGGCAATCTGGCACGGCCAGAGCGCGGCCGACCAGCTGATGCTGCGCCGGGTGGTGTTCCACCTGTACCAGGCGCCGCAGCGGATCAACGAGGTCGCGATGGACCTGCGCGAACTGGAAACGCCAGCACAGGGCAACCTGGCGGCGATCGGCATGTACTCGCCCGCGCGGCTGGCGCGGCGCTTCTCGACCATCGCGCCGGTCTCGGTGCTGCGGCTGGGGCGCCTCGGCTACGAGTGGCAGCAGAACGTCAAGGAAAACGCCGACGTGCGGCTGTGGAAGGGCAACACCCTGGTGCCGGCGGCCTATCGCACCATCGACGACATCATCATGGAGCGCGCCCCGGCCGACTGGACCCCCGCGGCGCAGGTGGTGGGCAGCGTGATGGGCGCGATCGAGGGCCTGCTGGCCAGCGACTGGTTCGTGTTCTGGCGCTGCCGCGAGCTGATCGCCATGGGCCAGCTGGTCCTGCGCGGCAACGCCGACTCGCTCGACACCTGCGAGCTGCGCCGCCACGCCGGCGGCAGCGGAGGCGAATAA
- a CDS encoding TetR/AcrR family transcriptional regulator, which produces MARTKAPDFEAQREQILDLAAAAFANSSYPSTSMADLAAACGTSKARLYHYYESKEAILFDLLDRYTRRLMLLVTEVEADAERHARTDKEAFGNLIRAFLAEYETSQTRHIALINDVKFLAETQRDVILGRERDVVAAFSRLLRRAYPERVTRENQTALTMTIFGMINWTFTWLKPGGRLSYADFAEMVVDLLEGGLPGRTAAGR; this is translated from the coding sequence ATGGCCCGTACCAAGGCACCCGACTTCGAGGCGCAGCGCGAGCAGATCCTGGACCTGGCCGCCGCAGCCTTTGCCAACAGCAGCTACCCCAGCACCTCGATGGCCGACCTGGCCGCCGCCTGCGGCACCTCCAAGGCGCGGCTGTATCACTACTACGAGAGCAAGGAAGCGATCCTGTTCGACCTGCTGGACCGCTACACGCGCCGGCTGATGCTGCTCGTCACCGAAGTCGAGGCTGACGCCGAGCGCCATGCGCGCACCGACAAGGAAGCCTTCGGCAACCTGATCCGCGCCTTCCTGGCCGAGTACGAGACCTCGCAGACGCGCCATATTGCGCTGATCAACGACGTCAAGTTCCTCGCCGAGACCCAGCGCGACGTGATCCTGGGCCGCGAGCGCGACGTGGTCGCGGCGTTCTCGCGCCTGCTGCGCCGCGCCTATCCGGAGCGCGTCACGCGCGAGAACCAGACCGCGCTGACCATGACCATCTTCGGCATGATCAACTGGACCTTCACCTGGCTCAAGCCGGGCGGCCGGCTCTCGTACGCCGACTTTGCCGAGATGGTGGTCGACCTGCTCGAAGGCGGCCTGCCCGGCCGTACTGCGGCCGGGCGCTAG
- the kefC gene encoding glutathione-regulated potassium-efflux system protein KefC: MNQHDFLIALLVFLVAAVVAVPLARRGGLGAVLGYLLAGAAIGPFALRLVTDVESILHFSEFGVVLMMFVIGLELEPRKLWALRRSIFGYGGAQLAACALVIGVAAALAGASWQVALVAGLGLALSSTAIALATLTERNLFGTPAGAASFGILLFQDIAAIPMIALLPLLATQGAEGAGTGAAGWLAAAKAVAVIGAVVAGGRYLVRPALRFIARTDMREMFTAFALLLVVGIALMMDAVGLSMALGTFLAGVLLADSEYRHALEADLEPFKGLLLGLFFMAVGMSIDFAVLARSPWLVMGLVAAFVVAKTTVLALLAKHFAIARGQRLLFALLISQGGEFAFVVFGVAGGAGLLPRETEALLVLVVALSMVATPLLLLAYDRLVAPRIGAGKKRPDEVITPQHNPVLIAGFGRFGQIIGRLLYTQGVGVTVLDHDPDQIEFLRQYGFKVFYGDATRLDLLEAAGIADARILVVAIDSMDDSLALIDRVRERFPDLQIYARARHVSHVYQLKDRGVQLFEREMFEGSLMLGRRVLEGLGFDPGEARNVALRFRRHNIEAIDRFYPHYTDQKKLVSLARQARDELEEMFRQDREQRRQREEAEWM, from the coding sequence ATGAACCAGCATGACTTCCTGATTGCGCTGCTGGTGTTTCTGGTCGCCGCGGTGGTGGCGGTGCCGCTGGCGCGGCGCGGCGGTCTGGGCGCGGTGCTGGGCTACCTGCTGGCCGGCGCGGCGATCGGGCCGTTCGCGCTGCGCCTGGTGACCGATGTCGAATCGATCCTGCACTTCTCCGAATTCGGCGTGGTGCTGATGATGTTCGTGATCGGGCTGGAACTGGAGCCGCGCAAGCTGTGGGCGCTGCGGCGTAGCATCTTCGGCTACGGCGGCGCGCAGCTTGCCGCCTGCGCGCTGGTGATCGGCGTGGCCGCGGCGCTGGCGGGCGCGTCCTGGCAGGTAGCGCTGGTGGCCGGGCTGGGGCTGGCACTGTCGTCCACCGCGATCGCGCTGGCAACGCTGACCGAACGCAACCTGTTCGGCACGCCGGCGGGGGCGGCCAGCTTCGGCATCCTGCTGTTCCAGGACATCGCCGCGATCCCGATGATCGCGCTGCTGCCACTGCTGGCCACGCAAGGCGCCGAAGGTGCCGGCACCGGCGCGGCCGGCTGGCTCGCGGCGGCCAAGGCCGTGGCTGTCATCGGCGCGGTGGTGGCCGGCGGCCGCTACCTGGTGCGCCCGGCGCTGCGGTTTATCGCCCGGACCGACATGCGCGAGATGTTCACGGCCTTTGCGCTGCTGCTGGTGGTGGGCATCGCGCTGATGATGGACGCGGTGGGGCTGTCGATGGCGCTGGGCACCTTCCTGGCCGGCGTGCTGCTGGCCGACTCGGAATACCGCCACGCCCTCGAGGCGGACCTGGAGCCGTTCAAGGGCCTGCTGCTGGGGCTGTTTTTCATGGCGGTCGGCATGTCGATCGACTTTGCCGTGCTGGCGCGCTCGCCCTGGCTGGTGATGGGCCTGGTGGCCGCCTTCGTGGTGGCCAAGACCACGGTGCTGGCGCTGCTGGCAAAGCATTTTGCGATTGCCCGCGGGCAGCGCCTGCTGTTCGCGCTGCTGATTTCGCAGGGCGGGGAATTCGCCTTCGTGGTGTTCGGCGTCGCCGGCGGTGCCGGGCTGCTGCCGCGCGAGACCGAGGCCTTGCTGGTGCTGGTGGTGGCGCTGTCGATGGTGGCCACGCCGCTGCTGCTGCTGGCCTATGACCGGCTGGTGGCGCCGCGCATCGGCGCCGGCAAGAAGCGGCCGGACGAGGTCATCACGCCGCAGCACAACCCGGTGCTGATCGCCGGCTTCGGGCGCTTCGGCCAGATCATCGGGCGCCTGCTGTACACCCAGGGCGTGGGCGTGACGGTGCTGGACCACGATCCGGACCAGATCGAATTCCTGCGTCAGTACGGCTTCAAGGTCTTCTATGGCGACGCCACCCGGCTGGATCTGCTGGAGGCCGCCGGCATTGCCGACGCGCGCATCCTGGTGGTTGCCATCGACAGCATGGACGACAGCCTGGCGCTGATCGATCGCGTGCGCGAGCGCTTCCCCGATCTGCAGATCTACGCCCGCGCGCGCCATGTCTCGCATGTCTACCAGCTCAAGGACCGCGGCGTGCAGCTGTTCGAGCGCGAGATGTTCGAGGGTTCGCTGATGCTGGGCCGGCGCGTGCTGGAAGGGCTGGGCTTCGACCCCGGCGAGGCGCGCAACGTGGCGCTGCGGTTCCGGCGCCACAACATCGAGGCGATCGACCGCTTCTACCCGCACTACACCGACCAGAAGAAGCTGGTCTCGCTGGCTCGCCAGGCGCGCGACGAGCTGGAAGAGATGTTCCGCCAGGACCGCGAGCAGCGGCGCCAGCGTGAAGAGGCCGAGTGGATGTAA
- the kefF gene encoding glutathione-regulated potassium-efflux system oxidoreductase KefF, whose amino-acid sequence MTEPPIVVIYAHPTPSRSRVNRPLADALDSLPQVQVRDLYRRYVDYDIDVVAEQRVLSVSDTIVLQFPVRWYSVPALLKLWLDEVLEPGWAYGPGGTALRGKSLLAVVSTGGTADAYGPEGTHGHPIAEFLLPLEQTALLCGMTWLPPVVLHDANNADAQALADHIAHVCGRLGTHAVPAEVQA is encoded by the coding sequence ATGACCGAGCCCCCCATCGTTGTGATTTACGCGCACCCGACGCCCAGCCGCTCGCGCGTCAACCGGCCGTTGGCCGACGCCCTGGATTCGCTGCCGCAGGTCCAGGTACGCGACCTGTACCGGCGCTATGTCGACTACGACATCGATGTCGTTGCCGAACAGCGCGTGCTGTCGGTCTCTGACACCATCGTGCTGCAATTCCCGGTGCGCTGGTACAGCGTGCCGGCCCTGCTCAAGCTGTGGCTGGACGAAGTGCTGGAACCGGGCTGGGCCTATGGCCCCGGCGGCACCGCGCTGCGCGGCAAGTCGCTGCTGGCGGTGGTCAGCACCGGCGGCACGGCGGACGCGTACGGGCCCGAAGGCACGCATGGCCACCCGATCGCCGAATTCCTGCTGCCGCTGGAGCAGACCGCCTTGCTGTGCGGCATGACCTGGCTGCCGCCGGTGGTGCTGCATGACGCCAACAACGCCGACGCGCAGGCGCTGGCCGACCATATCGCGCACGTCTGCGGAAGGCTGGGCACCCATGCGGTGCCGGCGGAGGTGCAGGCATGA
- a CDS encoding GNAT family N-acetyltransferase yields MNPLELSKAVGALTDEDLRKAAEAAQAAHRATVLVRELSAHHRSRLLKHFLALGEEDRLLRFGQSVGDHVIEAYVDSIDFDHDSVFGVYDDKLELIGVGHFANLRDNAQGRVAEFGVSVSGSARGRGIGSALFERAAIHGRNTNVRTLYMHCLSRNAAMMHIAKKAGMKVQYAYGEADAYLELPPADTASRLSEALDEQLADLDYAVRRNLRDARRFGLRFWRTMVPQKHTA; encoded by the coding sequence GTGAACCCGCTCGAACTGAGCAAGGCCGTCGGCGCACTGACCGACGAAGATCTGCGCAAGGCAGCCGAAGCCGCCCAAGCCGCCCATCGCGCCACCGTCCTGGTGCGCGAGCTGTCGGCCCACCACCGCTCGCGCCTGCTGAAGCATTTCCTCGCGCTCGGCGAGGAGGATCGCCTGCTCCGTTTCGGCCAGTCGGTGGGCGACCACGTGATCGAAGCCTACGTCGACAGCATCGACTTCGACCATGACAGCGTGTTCGGCGTCTACGACGACAAGCTCGAGCTGATCGGCGTGGGGCATTTCGCCAACCTGCGCGACAACGCCCAGGGACGCGTGGCGGAGTTCGGCGTGTCGGTGTCGGGCAGCGCCCGCGGCCGAGGCATCGGCAGCGCGCTGTTCGAGCGTGCCGCCATCCATGGCCGCAATACCAACGTCCGCACGCTGTACATGCACTGCCTGTCGCGCAATGCCGCGATGATGCACATCGCCAAGAAGGCCGGCATGAAGGTCCAGTACGCCTACGGCGAAGCCGACGCCTACCTGGAGCTGCCCCCGGCGGATACCGCCAGCCGCCTGAGCGAGGCGCTGGACGAACAGCTCGCCGACCTGGACTACGCCGTGCGCCGCAACCTGCGCGACGCACGCCGCTTCGGCCTGCGCTTCTGGCGCACCATGGTGCCGCAGAAGCATACCGCCTGA
- a CDS encoding Lrp/AsnC family transcriptional regulator has protein sequence MSKVELDKIDRKILEVLQTNGRLTNLEVAERVNLSPSPCLRRIRRLEEIGVIRQYAALLEPNKIGLGLLAYINVRLEKHGGAPKGKAPLDLFRASIAVWPEVAACHAMTGEMDLLLKVYVEDMEHFARFMQEQLLAHPSVIDVRSSFALESIKDTTALPVGGAA, from the coding sequence GTGAGCAAGGTGGAGTTGGACAAGATCGACCGGAAGATCCTGGAAGTGCTGCAGACCAACGGGCGGTTGACCAACCTGGAGGTGGCCGAGCGCGTGAACCTGTCGCCCAGCCCCTGCCTGCGCCGCATCCGTCGGCTGGAAGAGATCGGCGTGATCCGGCAGTACGCGGCACTGCTGGAGCCCAACAAGATTGGCCTCGGCCTGCTGGCCTATATCAATGTGCGGCTGGAAAAGCATGGCGGCGCCCCCAAGGGCAAGGCCCCGCTGGACCTGTTCCGCGCCTCCATCGCCGTGTGGCCGGAAGTGGCGGCCTGCCATGCCATGACCGGCGAGATGGACCTGCTGCTCAAGGTCTATGTCGAGGACATGGAGCACTTCGCGCGCTTCATGCAGGAACAGCTGCTGGCGCACCCGTCGGTGATCGACGTGCGCTCGAGCTTCGCGCTCGAAAGCATCAAGGACACCACGGCGTTGCCGGTGGGCGGCGCGGCCTGA
- a CDS encoding EF-hand domain-containing protein, translating into MQRNHKPQILKQFLAASAALLVAGGAFAQASAPAAPGASPAPDGKHGMGHHHRHHGGGMWMKAIDTDGDGAISKAEADAWFNKLDTNRDGKIDKSEMDAHRKAAMAEHHARMQAAFDEKFKAADKNGDGALTKAEANAGLPRLAKRFDQLDANRDGKLTRDEIRAGMEKMHRDGPHRGDRGPAPGSQPAPANPAAPSTSGG; encoded by the coding sequence ATGCAACGCAATCACAAGCCGCAGATCCTGAAACAGTTCCTGGCCGCCTCGGCCGCGCTGCTGGTCGCCGGCGGCGCCTTTGCCCAGGCCAGTGCGCCCGCTGCACCGGGCGCATCGCCGGCACCGGACGGCAAGCACGGCATGGGGCACCACCATCGCCACCATGGTGGCGGCATGTGGATGAAGGCCATCGATACCGACGGCGATGGCGCCATCTCCAAGGCCGAGGCCGACGCATGGTTCAACAAGCTCGACACTAACCGCGACGGCAAGATCGACAAGTCCGAGATGGACGCGCACCGCAAGGCAGCGATGGCCGAGCATCACGCACGCATGCAGGCGGCCTTCGACGAGAAGTTCAAGGCCGCCGACAAGAACGGCGATGGCGCGCTGACCAAGGCGGAAGCCAATGCCGGCTTGCCGCGCCTGGCCAAGCGCTTTGATCAGCTCGACGCCAACCGCGACGGCAAGCTCACCCGCGACGAAATCCGCGCCGGCATGGAGAAGATGCACCGCGACGGTCCCCATCGCGGCGACCGCGGCCCCGCCCCGGGCAGCCAGCCGGCTCCGGCCAATCCGGCGGCCCCGTCGACCAGCGGCGGCTGA